In the Drosophila takahashii strain IR98-3 E-12201 chromosome 3R, DtakHiC1v2, whole genome shotgun sequence genome, one interval contains:
- the Gfrl gene encoding uncharacterized protein Gfrl isoform X2 codes for MLKPFAVIIGIFYLGSTIKGVVAILNCILARQLCFEDPSCSAILEIIPRVCGPIPVSCSTVTVTKCQAALRTLQAFQFFRPTCLCKEPGMDPDCNHFRDFLFDHPCGFVLKKAEKDPYPIDALPTCNHALSVCQQERKCLKLFEDFKTHCKVRDNKCKMENRDACHDSWTNLRLSPMFGCICPNNHMKKRCDRIFNIVNHNPCVVRILGMDEKLHQRIFNDNLALIDTPLIVMGSGSGTVTSSGSVSGSGYGMGMGMGVSGSFNYPGSMHGVPSYPFNISGFHQRHMAAAAVDNEPFDIIDTGLGYGGNGNAGVYYQSGQDVEVDLSTEIIKQHFQSTCHTALDTCREDPSCSSSLQPMLTHCELHRCNRNACMSSLQAFYKGPHEDLNLDIAFCLCKKTSGGQQNGNGNRHDMCMIAQEKLHPVCAQRPPDNSNPASSNGIYYHPPPACHVVADSCKEDRECRLKLEYYEQACAVDSVTKKCAGRPSGCRTAMIGILGTMLRTTCACQGTDPQHLYQCVGWRRLLWMNPCVVEAQKDFHMKRLAELGFLTTTTTTTTTTTTTTTTTTTRAPPPPPPPTTTAATTTTSLQPRQTPRKPATHIFKDLSAPKEKSEPTSVEHNYLDPPDSIPLPSVNVESGGNGGNDDYHNGNGNGHGNGNGNGNGNGNGHANGRRKNGGKGRGGSVDFDDPVIFVDPRETTEFVGISITEPVTTTTTTMATTTTTQPPRNCVVQRPRQSDQLIREGSSKRIYSLDDVECSELCSCGESLTLTCHALCVPFAPCRTALAFYSHASPAYQAFRGRCLCYSGRFICMKPPLGEYILPGGIFLLLGYSAADEALLRPHTNLGVQDAVRALQQYVTTYIDNQTQCTLTLFNMTEENIIIAARLPHDGKLKDIELLRKEKDECTAILKTISHQINSEHSELQSHRLLSIFKMSEVEVVWPESTSAAARSGHGPGQLAGCECRRLLLAAMLALAYLSSWTTLRMSDVAT; via the exons TGTCCTGCAGCACGGTGACGGTGACCAAGTGCCAGGCGGCCCTTCGCACCCTGCAGGCCTTCCAGTTCTTCCGGCCCACCTGCCTGTGCAAGGAGCCCGGCATGGATCCCGACTGCAATCACTTTCGGGACTTTCTCTTCGATCATCCCTGCGGATTTGTGCTGAAGAAAG CCGAAAAGGATCCGTATCCCATTGATGCACTACCCACATGCAACCATGCGCTTTCCGTTTGCCAACAGGAACGCAAATGCCTGAAGCTCTTCGAGGACTTTAAAACGCATTGTAAAGTGCGCGACAACAAGtgcaaaatggaaaacag GGACGCCTGCCACGATTCCTGGACCAACCTGCGGCTGTCGCCCATGTTCGGATGCATCTGTCCGAACAATCATATGAAAAAGCGCTGTGATCgtatctttaatattgttaatcacAATCCGTGTGTGG TAAGAATATTGGGCATGGACGAGAAACTGCATCAGAGAATCTTCAATGATAATTTGGCCCTAATTGATACGCCACTAATAGTCATGGGCTCCGGTTCCGGCACGGTCACCTCATCCGGATCCGTTTCCGGTTCCGGTTACGGAATGGGCATGGGAATGGGAGTATCCGGCAGCTTTAACTATCCGGGCTCGATGCACGGCGTGCCCAGCTATCCGTTCAATATAAGCGGCTTCCATCAGCGGCACATGGCAGCGGCGGCTGTCGATAATGAGCCATTCGATATCATTGATACGGGCTTGGGCTacggcggaaacggaaatgccgGTGTTTACTACCAAA GTGGTCAGGATGTCGAAGTTGACCTCTCAACGGAAATAATCAAGCAACACTTTCAG AGTACCTGTCACACGGCATTGGACACTTGCCGGGAAGATCCGTCCTGCTCATCGTCCCTTCAGCCAATGCTGACGCACTGTGAGCTGCACCGGTGCAATCGCAACGCGTGCATGTCCTCGTTGCAGGCCTTCTATAAGGGGCCCCACGAGGACCTCAATCTGGACATCGCCTTTTGTCTATGCAA AAAAACAAGCGGTGGCCAGCAGAACGGCAATGGCAATCGGCACGACATGTGCATGATTGCACAGGAAAAACTGCATCCCGTGTGCGCACAGCGACCGCCCGATAACAGTAATCCGGCCAGCTCCAATGGCATTTACTACCATCCACCGCCCGCCTGTCACGTGGTCGCCGACAGCTGCAAGGAGGATCGAGAGTGCAG GTTGAAGTTGGAGTATTACGAACAGGCCTGTGCCGTGGATAGCGTGACCAAAAAATGTGCCGGCAGGCCGAGTGGCTGCCGAACCGCCATGATTGGCATTCTGGGCACCATGTTGAGGACGACCTGTGCCTGCCAAGGTACGGATCCCCAGCACCTGTACCAGTGTGTGGGATGGCGACGCCTTCTATGGATGAACCCTTGTGTGG TTGAGGCTCAAAAGGATTTCCATATGAAGCGTTTGGCTGAGCTCGGTTTCCTTACCACCACAACAACGACAACCACCacgacgacaacaacaacgacgacgacgaccacGCGAGCACCACCGCCCCCACCGCCGCCCaccacaacagcagcaacgacGACGACCAGCCTGCAGCCGAGGCAAACGCCAAGGAAGCCGGCGACGCACATCTTCAAGGACCTCAGTGCG CCAAAAGAGAAATCAGAGCCAACATCGGTGGAACACAATTATCTCGATCCGCCCGATTCAATACCGCTGCCCAGCGTAAATGTCGAGAGCGGCGGAAATGGCGGAAATGACGATTATCACAATGGCAACGGCAATGGAcacggaaatggaaatggcaatgGTAACGGCAACGGGAATGGGCATGCGAATGGCAGACGTAAAAATGGCGGAAAGGGACGTGGCGGCAGTGTAGATTTCGATGATCCAGTAATTTTCGTCGACCCAAGGGAAACAACAGAATTTGTGGGCATCAGCATCACGGAGCCGGTAACCACAACAACCACAACGATGGCCACCACGACAACAACACAGCCGCCAA GAAACTGTGTTGTCCAGCGACCACGTCAATCGGATCAACTTATTCGTGAGGGCAGCAGCAAGCGG ATCTACTCCTTGGACGACGTCGAGTGCAGTGAGCTGTGCAGCTGCGGCGAGTCGCTCACCCTCACCTGCCACGCCCTCTGCGTGCCGTTCGCCCCCTGCCGCACCGCCCTGGCCTTCTACAGCCACGCCTCCCCCGCCTACCAGGCATTCCGCGGACGCTGCCTGTGCTACTCGGGCCGCTTCATCTGCATGAAGCCGCCGCTCGGGGAGTACATTCTGCCAG GTGGAATATTCCTGCTGCTGGGCTACAGTGCAGCGGATGAGGCGCTGCTGAGGCCCCACACCAACCTGGGAGTCCAGGATGCCGTGCGAGCCCTGCAGCAGTACGTAACCACATATATCGATAATCAG ACGCAGTGCACCCTCACGCTGTTCAATATGACCGAGGAGAACATAATCATTGCAGCGCGTCTGCCGCACGATGGCAAACTAAAGGATATTGAGCTGCTGCGCAAGGAGAAG GACGAGTGCACCGCGATACTGAAGACCATCAGTCATCAAATAAATAGCGAGCACAGTGAGCTCCAATCCCACCGACTGCTGAGCATTTTCAAAATGTCCGAAGTCGAGGTCGTTTGGCCGGAGAGCACGAGTGCGGCGGCCCGCAGTGGACATGGTCCGGGCCAGTTGGCCGGATGCGAGTGCCGCCGGCTGCTCTTGGCGGCCATGCTCGCGCTGGCTTATCTCTCCAGCTGGACAACGCTGCGTATGAGCGATGTGGCGACATGA
- the Gfrl gene encoding uncharacterized protein Gfrl isoform X3 yields MLKPFAVIIGIFYLGSTIKGVVAILNCILARQLCFEDPSCSAILEIIPRVCGPIPVSCSTVTVTKCQAALRTLQAFQFFRPTCLCKEPGMDPDCNHFRDFLFDHPCGFVLKKAEKDPYPIDALPTCNHALSVCQQERKCLKLFEDFKTHCKVRDNKCKMENRDACHDSWTNLRLSPMFGCICPNNHMKKRCDRIFNIVNHNPCVGGQDVEVDLSTEIIKQHFQSTCHTALDTCREDPSCSSSLQPMLTHCELHRCNRNACMSSLQAFYKGPHEDLNLDIAFCLCKKTSGGQQNGNGNRHDMCMIAQEKLHPVCAQRPPDNSNPASSNGIYYHPPPACHVVADSCKEDRECRLKLEYYEQACAVDSVTKKCAGRPSGCRTAMIGILGTMLRTTCACQGTDPQHLYQCVGWRRLLWMNPCVVEAQKDFHMKRLAELGFLTTTTTTTTTTTTTTTTTTTRAPPPPPPPTTTAATTTTSLQPRQTPRKPATHIFKDLSAPKEKSEPTSVEHNYLDPPDSIPLPSVNVESGGNGGNDDYHNGNGNGHGNGNGNGNGNGNGHANGRRKNGGKGRGGSVDFDDPVIFVDPRETTEFVGISITEPVTTTTTTMATTTTTQPPRNCVVQRPRQSDQLIREGSSKRIYSLDDVECSELCSCGESLTLTCHALCVPFAPCRTALAFYSHASPAYQAFRGRCLCYSGRFICMKPPLGEYILPGGIFLLLGYSAADEALLRPHTNLGVQDAVRALQQYVTTYIDNQTQCTLTLFNMTEENIIIAARLPHDGKLKDIELLRKEKDECTAILKTISHQINSEHSELQSHRLLSIFKMSEVEVVWPESTSAAARSGHGPGQLAGCECRRLLLAAMLALAYLSSWTTLRMSDVAT; encoded by the exons TGTCCTGCAGCACGGTGACGGTGACCAAGTGCCAGGCGGCCCTTCGCACCCTGCAGGCCTTCCAGTTCTTCCGGCCCACCTGCCTGTGCAAGGAGCCCGGCATGGATCCCGACTGCAATCACTTTCGGGACTTTCTCTTCGATCATCCCTGCGGATTTGTGCTGAAGAAAG CCGAAAAGGATCCGTATCCCATTGATGCACTACCCACATGCAACCATGCGCTTTCCGTTTGCCAACAGGAACGCAAATGCCTGAAGCTCTTCGAGGACTTTAAAACGCATTGTAAAGTGCGCGACAACAAGtgcaaaatggaaaacag GGACGCCTGCCACGATTCCTGGACCAACCTGCGGCTGTCGCCCATGTTCGGATGCATCTGTCCGAACAATCATATGAAAAAGCGCTGTGATCgtatctttaatattgttaatcacAATCCGTGTGTGG GTGGTCAGGATGTCGAAGTTGACCTCTCAACGGAAATAATCAAGCAACACTTTCAG AGTACCTGTCACACGGCATTGGACACTTGCCGGGAAGATCCGTCCTGCTCATCGTCCCTTCAGCCAATGCTGACGCACTGTGAGCTGCACCGGTGCAATCGCAACGCGTGCATGTCCTCGTTGCAGGCCTTCTATAAGGGGCCCCACGAGGACCTCAATCTGGACATCGCCTTTTGTCTATGCAA AAAAACAAGCGGTGGCCAGCAGAACGGCAATGGCAATCGGCACGACATGTGCATGATTGCACAGGAAAAACTGCATCCCGTGTGCGCACAGCGACCGCCCGATAACAGTAATCCGGCCAGCTCCAATGGCATTTACTACCATCCACCGCCCGCCTGTCACGTGGTCGCCGACAGCTGCAAGGAGGATCGAGAGTGCAG GTTGAAGTTGGAGTATTACGAACAGGCCTGTGCCGTGGATAGCGTGACCAAAAAATGTGCCGGCAGGCCGAGTGGCTGCCGAACCGCCATGATTGGCATTCTGGGCACCATGTTGAGGACGACCTGTGCCTGCCAAGGTACGGATCCCCAGCACCTGTACCAGTGTGTGGGATGGCGACGCCTTCTATGGATGAACCCTTGTGTGG TTGAGGCTCAAAAGGATTTCCATATGAAGCGTTTGGCTGAGCTCGGTTTCCTTACCACCACAACAACGACAACCACCacgacgacaacaacaacgacgacgacgaccacGCGAGCACCACCGCCCCCACCGCCGCCCaccacaacagcagcaacgacGACGACCAGCCTGCAGCCGAGGCAAACGCCAAGGAAGCCGGCGACGCACATCTTCAAGGACCTCAGTGCG CCAAAAGAGAAATCAGAGCCAACATCGGTGGAACACAATTATCTCGATCCGCCCGATTCAATACCGCTGCCCAGCGTAAATGTCGAGAGCGGCGGAAATGGCGGAAATGACGATTATCACAATGGCAACGGCAATGGAcacggaaatggaaatggcaatgGTAACGGCAACGGGAATGGGCATGCGAATGGCAGACGTAAAAATGGCGGAAAGGGACGTGGCGGCAGTGTAGATTTCGATGATCCAGTAATTTTCGTCGACCCAAGGGAAACAACAGAATTTGTGGGCATCAGCATCACGGAGCCGGTAACCACAACAACCACAACGATGGCCACCACGACAACAACACAGCCGCCAA GAAACTGTGTTGTCCAGCGACCACGTCAATCGGATCAACTTATTCGTGAGGGCAGCAGCAAGCGG ATCTACTCCTTGGACGACGTCGAGTGCAGTGAGCTGTGCAGCTGCGGCGAGTCGCTCACCCTCACCTGCCACGCCCTCTGCGTGCCGTTCGCCCCCTGCCGCACCGCCCTGGCCTTCTACAGCCACGCCTCCCCCGCCTACCAGGCATTCCGCGGACGCTGCCTGTGCTACTCGGGCCGCTTCATCTGCATGAAGCCGCCGCTCGGGGAGTACATTCTGCCAG GTGGAATATTCCTGCTGCTGGGCTACAGTGCAGCGGATGAGGCGCTGCTGAGGCCCCACACCAACCTGGGAGTCCAGGATGCCGTGCGAGCCCTGCAGCAGTACGTAACCACATATATCGATAATCAG ACGCAGTGCACCCTCACGCTGTTCAATATGACCGAGGAGAACATAATCATTGCAGCGCGTCTGCCGCACGATGGCAAACTAAAGGATATTGAGCTGCTGCGCAAGGAGAAG GACGAGTGCACCGCGATACTGAAGACCATCAGTCATCAAATAAATAGCGAGCACAGTGAGCTCCAATCCCACCGACTGCTGAGCATTTTCAAAATGTCCGAAGTCGAGGTCGTTTGGCCGGAGAGCACGAGTGCGGCGGCCCGCAGTGGACATGGTCCGGGCCAGTTGGCCGGATGCGAGTGCCGCCGGCTGCTCTTGGCGGCCATGCTCGCGCTGGCTTATCTCTCCAGCTGGACAACGCTGCGTATGAGCGATGTGGCGACATGA
- the Gfrl gene encoding uncharacterized protein Gfrl isoform X1, whose translation MLKPFAVIIGIFYLGSTIKGVVAILNCILARQLCFEDPSCSAILEIIPRVCGPIPVSCSTVTVTKCQAALRTLQAFQFFRPTCLCKEPGMDPDCNHFRDFLFDHPCGFVLKKAEKDPYPIDALPTCNHALSVCQQERKCLKLFEDFKTHCKVRDNKCKMENRDACHDSWTNLRLSPMFGCICPNNHMKKRCDRIFNIVNHNPCVDRLIFFPNGLPKLKQPRPKAKPRPKPKAKSKPKPKPRQRYHSINGTELMTNNIEYHDEPNGLNDPGDEGNETEDEDPDGHDDGNDDDEVEEEDDDYDDRIRAEIYSNYPHYLHPPSWGINNPLVLASHSPHTLDDDDDVVVEVVANKKPPVSVHHHNVELEHDVVVVVDAGPHSHSHPHSHTFYSHGDQSSTTGSGPPAPTIPSPPNTGTKMHKTAPLGDLVAGSDITHRTYTGPTMDERGGQDVEVDLSTEIIKQHFQSTCHTALDTCREDPSCSSSLQPMLTHCELHRCNRNACMSSLQAFYKGPHEDLNLDIAFCLCKKTSGGQQNGNGNRHDMCMIAQEKLHPVCAQRPPDNSNPASSNGIYYHPPPACHVVADSCKEDRECRLKLEYYEQACAVDSVTKKCAGRPSGCRTAMIGILGTMLRTTCACQGTDPQHLYQCVGWRRLLWMNPCVVEAQKDFHMKRLAELGFLTTTTTTTTTTTTTTTTTTTRAPPPPPPPTTTAATTTTSLQPRQTPRKPATHIFKDLSAPKEKSEPTSVEHNYLDPPDSIPLPSVNVESGGNGGNDDYHNGNGNGHGNGNGNGNGNGNGHANGRRKNGGKGRGGSVDFDDPVIFVDPRETTEFVGISITEPVTTTTTTMATTTTTQPPRNCVVQRPRQSDQLIREGSSKRIYSLDDVECSELCSCGESLTLTCHALCVPFAPCRTALAFYSHASPAYQAFRGRCLCYSGRFICMKPPLGEYILPGGIFLLLGYSAADEALLRPHTNLGVQDAVRALQQYVTTYIDNQTQCTLTLFNMTEENIIIAARLPHDGKLKDIELLRKEKDECTAILKTISHQINSEHSELQSHRLLSIFKMSEVEVVWPESTSAAARSGHGPGQLAGCECRRLLLAAMLALAYLSSWTTLRMSDVAT comes from the exons TGTCCTGCAGCACGGTGACGGTGACCAAGTGCCAGGCGGCCCTTCGCACCCTGCAGGCCTTCCAGTTCTTCCGGCCCACCTGCCTGTGCAAGGAGCCCGGCATGGATCCCGACTGCAATCACTTTCGGGACTTTCTCTTCGATCATCCCTGCGGATTTGTGCTGAAGAAAG CCGAAAAGGATCCGTATCCCATTGATGCACTACCCACATGCAACCATGCGCTTTCCGTTTGCCAACAGGAACGCAAATGCCTGAAGCTCTTCGAGGACTTTAAAACGCATTGTAAAGTGCGCGACAACAAGtgcaaaatggaaaacag GGACGCCTGCCACGATTCCTGGACCAACCTGCGGCTGTCGCCCATGTTCGGATGCATCTGTCCGAACAATCATATGAAAAAGCGCTGTGATCgtatctttaatattgttaatcacAATCCGTGTGTGG ATAGACTAATATTTTTCCCCAACGGTCTGCCCAAATTGAAGCAACCGCGACCGAAGGCAAAGCCGCGGCCAAAACCGAAAGCGAAATCCAAACCGAAACCCAAGCCGAGGCAGAGGTACCACAGCATCAATGGCACGGAGCTCATGACCAACAATATCGAGTACCACGATGAGCCCAACGGACTGAACGATCCCGGGGACGAGGGCAACGAGACGGAGGACGAGGATCCCGATGGCCATGACGATGGGAATGACGACGatgaggtggaggaggaggacgatgaTTATGATGACCGCATAAGAGCCGAGATTTATTCGAATTACCCGCACTACCTTCATCCGCCGTCGTGGGGCATCAACAATCCTTTGGTCCTGGCCTCGCACAGTCCGCACACTCtggacgacgacgatgatgtGGTGGTGGAAGTGGTGGCCAACAAGAAGCCACCTGTGTCAGTGCACCACCATAACGTTGAGCTGGAGCACgacgtggtggtggtggtggatgCCGGCCCACACTCCCACTCGCATCCGCACTCGCACACCTTCTACAGCCACGGCGATCAGAGCTCCACGACGGGATCTGGACCTCCGGCACCCACGATTCCCAGCCCACCTAA CACTGGCACCAAAATGCACAAAACAGCACCACTCGGCGATTTAGTTGCCGGCAGCGATATAACCCACCGCACCTACACGGGACCCACGATGGATGAACGAG GTGGTCAGGATGTCGAAGTTGACCTCTCAACGGAAATAATCAAGCAACACTTTCAG AGTACCTGTCACACGGCATTGGACACTTGCCGGGAAGATCCGTCCTGCTCATCGTCCCTTCAGCCAATGCTGACGCACTGTGAGCTGCACCGGTGCAATCGCAACGCGTGCATGTCCTCGTTGCAGGCCTTCTATAAGGGGCCCCACGAGGACCTCAATCTGGACATCGCCTTTTGTCTATGCAA AAAAACAAGCGGTGGCCAGCAGAACGGCAATGGCAATCGGCACGACATGTGCATGATTGCACAGGAAAAACTGCATCCCGTGTGCGCACAGCGACCGCCCGATAACAGTAATCCGGCCAGCTCCAATGGCATTTACTACCATCCACCGCCCGCCTGTCACGTGGTCGCCGACAGCTGCAAGGAGGATCGAGAGTGCAG GTTGAAGTTGGAGTATTACGAACAGGCCTGTGCCGTGGATAGCGTGACCAAAAAATGTGCCGGCAGGCCGAGTGGCTGCCGAACCGCCATGATTGGCATTCTGGGCACCATGTTGAGGACGACCTGTGCCTGCCAAGGTACGGATCCCCAGCACCTGTACCAGTGTGTGGGATGGCGACGCCTTCTATGGATGAACCCTTGTGTGG TTGAGGCTCAAAAGGATTTCCATATGAAGCGTTTGGCTGAGCTCGGTTTCCTTACCACCACAACAACGACAACCACCacgacgacaacaacaacgacgacgacgaccacGCGAGCACCACCGCCCCCACCGCCGCCCaccacaacagcagcaacgacGACGACCAGCCTGCAGCCGAGGCAAACGCCAAGGAAGCCGGCGACGCACATCTTCAAGGACCTCAGTGCG CCAAAAGAGAAATCAGAGCCAACATCGGTGGAACACAATTATCTCGATCCGCCCGATTCAATACCGCTGCCCAGCGTAAATGTCGAGAGCGGCGGAAATGGCGGAAATGACGATTATCACAATGGCAACGGCAATGGAcacggaaatggaaatggcaatgGTAACGGCAACGGGAATGGGCATGCGAATGGCAGACGTAAAAATGGCGGAAAGGGACGTGGCGGCAGTGTAGATTTCGATGATCCAGTAATTTTCGTCGACCCAAGGGAAACAACAGAATTTGTGGGCATCAGCATCACGGAGCCGGTAACCACAACAACCACAACGATGGCCACCACGACAACAACACAGCCGCCAA GAAACTGTGTTGTCCAGCGACCACGTCAATCGGATCAACTTATTCGTGAGGGCAGCAGCAAGCGG ATCTACTCCTTGGACGACGTCGAGTGCAGTGAGCTGTGCAGCTGCGGCGAGTCGCTCACCCTCACCTGCCACGCCCTCTGCGTGCCGTTCGCCCCCTGCCGCACCGCCCTGGCCTTCTACAGCCACGCCTCCCCCGCCTACCAGGCATTCCGCGGACGCTGCCTGTGCTACTCGGGCCGCTTCATCTGCATGAAGCCGCCGCTCGGGGAGTACATTCTGCCAG GTGGAATATTCCTGCTGCTGGGCTACAGTGCAGCGGATGAGGCGCTGCTGAGGCCCCACACCAACCTGGGAGTCCAGGATGCCGTGCGAGCCCTGCAGCAGTACGTAACCACATATATCGATAATCAG ACGCAGTGCACCCTCACGCTGTTCAATATGACCGAGGAGAACATAATCATTGCAGCGCGTCTGCCGCACGATGGCAAACTAAAGGATATTGAGCTGCTGCGCAAGGAGAAG GACGAGTGCACCGCGATACTGAAGACCATCAGTCATCAAATAAATAGCGAGCACAGTGAGCTCCAATCCCACCGACTGCTGAGCATTTTCAAAATGTCCGAAGTCGAGGTCGTTTGGCCGGAGAGCACGAGTGCGGCGGCCCGCAGTGGACATGGTCCGGGCCAGTTGGCCGGATGCGAGTGCCGCCGGCTGCTCTTGGCGGCCATGCTCGCGCTGGCTTATCTCTCCAGCTGGACAACGCTGCGTATGAGCGATGTGGCGACATGA